The following are encoded in a window of Miltoncostaea marina genomic DNA:
- a CDS encoding DUF3037 domain-containing protein, translating into MPGARNPFQYAVLRVVPSLERGECVNAGVVLFARTADFLGLRTGLDPARLRALSPETDPGPVLAHLAGLERVARGEPDAGPIARMPRHGRFHWLVAPSSTIVQPSAVHTGVCDDPAAMLDHLHDRLVRPGPAPGAGPGRRPPR; encoded by the coding sequence ATGCCCGGGGCGCGTAACCCGTTCCAGTACGCCGTGCTGCGGGTCGTGCCGAGCCTCGAGCGGGGGGAGTGCGTCAACGCGGGCGTCGTGCTGTTCGCCCGCACGGCCGACTTCCTCGGCCTGCGCACGGGGCTCGACCCCGCCCGACTGCGCGCCCTGTCGCCCGAGACCGACCCCGGGCCGGTCCTGGCCCACCTGGCCGGCCTGGAGCGCGTGGCCCGCGGCGAGCCGGACGCCGGCCCGATCGCGCGCATGCCGCGCCACGGCCGCTTCCACTGGCTCGTGGCGCCGTCCAGCACCATCGTCCAGCCCTCGGCGGTGCACACCGGGGTCTGCGACGACCCGGCCGCGATGCTCGACCACCTCCACGACCGGCTCGTGCGGCCCGGGCCGGCGCCCGGCGCCGGCCCGGGCCGCCGCCCGCCCCGCTAG
- a CDS encoding ABC transporter ATP-binding protein: MAGLRLDIALPRRGFELAVALEVAAGETVALVGPSGAGKTSVLRAVAGADRPRRGRIALGERVLFDAERGVDLPPEARGVGYVFQEYALFPHMTVRDNVAFAGGARADELLARLGIAHLAGRRPGRLSGGERQRVGLARALARRPGVLLLDEPMAALDPHTRGRVRDELRALLREAALPALLVTHDLDDATALADRIGVMVGGAVRRLGPPAEVLDDPADATVAALVGANVLPGVTAGAAGGLALVALDGGGTVRGAPALSGRVAAVVAPWRVALEGAGGDGRAGAGAGDGANRITAPVASVTPRGDRARVRVGPLVAEVPADAAAALGVAPGRVLTARFVPADTRIVPLGGPGAGAW, translated from the coding sequence TTGGCGGGCCTCCGGCTCGACATCGCGCTCCCGCGACGCGGCTTCGAGCTCGCAGTAGCCCTCGAGGTCGCGGCGGGTGAGACCGTCGCCCTCGTGGGGCCGTCCGGCGCCGGCAAGACGTCGGTGCTGCGCGCGGTGGCCGGCGCCGACCGGCCGCGCCGGGGGCGGATCGCGCTGGGCGAGCGGGTGCTCTTCGACGCCGAGCGCGGCGTCGACCTGCCGCCCGAGGCGCGCGGCGTGGGGTACGTCTTCCAGGAGTACGCGCTCTTCCCGCACATGACCGTGCGCGACAACGTGGCCTTCGCCGGGGGCGCGCGCGCCGACGAGCTGCTGGCGCGGCTCGGCATCGCCCACCTCGCCGGGCGCCGGCCCGGGCGGCTGTCCGGCGGCGAGCGCCAGCGCGTCGGCCTGGCGCGGGCGCTGGCGCGCCGGCCGGGGGTGCTGCTGCTGGACGAGCCGATGGCGGCCCTCGACCCGCACACCCGCGGGCGGGTGCGCGACGAGCTGCGCGCCCTGCTGCGCGAGGCGGCGCTGCCCGCGCTGCTCGTGACCCACGACCTGGACGACGCGACGGCGCTGGCCGACCGCATCGGCGTGATGGTCGGCGGCGCCGTCCGCCGGCTCGGCCCGCCGGCCGAGGTGCTCGACGACCCGGCCGACGCGACCGTCGCGGCGCTCGTGGGCGCCAACGTCCTGCCCGGCGTGACGGCCGGGGCGGCCGGCGGGCTCGCCTTGGTGGCGCTCGACGGCGGCGGGACCGTGCGGGGCGCGCCGGCCCTGTCCGGGCGCGTGGCGGCCGTCGTGGCGCCGTGGCGGGTCGCCCTCGAGGGCGCGGGGGGCGACGGCCGCGCGGGCGCCGGCGCGGGCGACGGCGCGAACCGGATCACCGCGCCGGTCGCCTCGGTGACGCCGCGCGGCGACCGGGCCCGGGTGCGCGTGGGCCCCCTGGTGGCCGAGGTCCCCGCCGACGCCGCCGCGGCGCTCGGGGTGGCGCCGGGCCGGGTGCTGACCGCCCGCTTCGTGCCGGCCGACACGCGGATCGTGCCGCTCGGGGGGCCGGGCGCGGGCGCCTGGTAG
- a CDS encoding FAD-dependent oxidoreductase, with translation MTRTVIVGGGMVGLTLARLLRARGHDPVVLERMPPGAYQRRPFMLGFQGFPALEDLGLLGRVRAAGWDIAPGPDGVPVAICLEVGHLLAALGEGVPVRHGVTVTALAREGGRVTGVVAEGPDGAAPVPADLVVACDGVRSPVRAMAGLEAEVSSLADATLTFMSPRVIDRSFSMRYLSDGGQMGLLGWPEGSAGWRTIDRVGREAALAPGVAAFRESFARLMPEAAEAVAGVTSVDQLLYQEPAVLRAARWWAPGVVLIGDAAHFFGPETGVGAALGLGDAHALAEAIASHPGDPDGACAAYEAWRAPVIRPYEAADPAAGRMAVPNVERPPEERWPPAG, from the coding sequence GTGACGCGGACCGTGATCGTGGGCGGCGGCATGGTGGGGCTGACCCTCGCGCGGCTCCTGCGCGCCCGCGGACACGACCCGGTCGTGCTCGAGCGGATGCCGCCGGGGGCCTACCAGCGACGGCCGTTCATGCTCGGCTTCCAGGGCTTTCCGGCGCTCGAGGACCTCGGGCTGCTGGGACGCGTGCGCGCGGCCGGCTGGGACATCGCGCCCGGCCCGGACGGCGTGCCCGTGGCGATCTGCCTGGAGGTGGGCCACCTGCTGGCGGCGCTCGGGGAGGGCGTGCCGGTGCGCCACGGCGTGACGGTGACCGCCCTCGCGCGCGAGGGCGGTCGCGTGACCGGCGTCGTCGCGGAGGGCCCCGACGGCGCCGCGCCGGTGCCGGCCGACCTCGTGGTGGCGTGCGACGGCGTCCGCTCGCCGGTGCGGGCGATGGCCGGGCTCGAGGCCGAGGTCTCGTCGCTCGCCGACGCCACCCTCACCTTCATGAGCCCCCGGGTGATCGACCGTTCGTTCTCGATGCGCTACCTGTCCGACGGCGGCCAGATGGGGCTGCTGGGCTGGCCGGAGGGCTCGGCCGGCTGGCGCACCATCGACCGGGTGGGCCGCGAGGCCGCGCTCGCGCCCGGCGTGGCGGCCTTCCGCGAGTCGTTCGCCCGCCTCATGCCCGAGGCCGCCGAGGCGGTGGCCGGCGTGACCTCGGTCGACCAGCTCCTCTACCAGGAGCCGGCCGTGCTGCGGGCGGCGCGCTGGTGGGCGCCCGGGGTGGTGCTGATCGGCGACGCCGCCCACTTCTTCGGCCCCGAGACCGGCGTCGGCGCGGCCCTCGGCCTGGGCGACGCCCACGCGCTGGCCGAGGCGATCGCCAGCCACCCCGGCGACCCGGACGGCGCCTGCGCGGCCTACGAGGCCTGGCGCGCGCCGGTCATCCGCCCCTACGAGGCGGCCGACCCCGCGGCGGGCCGGATGGCGGTGCCGAACGTCGAGCGGCCGCCCGAGGAGCGCTGGCCGCCGGCCGGCTGA
- a CDS encoding diguanylate cyclase, whose translation MNRETWETLARAFGDPLLLVATDGRIVAWSAAAEDALPRLAGRPADGVRLADVADGPEGGVAAALADAAATDAPAARELRPLARDGPPLDPVVCRVARGPEGAGGPLAMLRLGAPAGEERRRAVRDQQALQRVAAQVAGAAGPEEVFGLVACEVAGLLDADAGVVWRFEGDVARAVGAWGAGPTVRGTRFPLRGRGALVRVMRSGRPVRVRYDEAGGEVDDATRERVAREGYRSAVAAPIRAHGAVWGTVYAARVQGGELPEDAEDRIGRFAELVGIAVVGADQRRALVEQAAEHRAVGRVATAIAEGAPPDRVFRLVCAEAAALAGAAAGAVLQRTGDETARVRAVWRSAEAPPEPAEGDEIHIAAAVADLAVTPGPPARTARRGRDWRAAWGDIVAATILVEGAPWGVLAVGATPEGRLPGATEGRLSRFAELVGVAVANAEARRSALERAREQEALRRVATAVAADEEPEEVLGLICREAARLLGADAAGVLRFVDDRRGVVVVTTAPPGHGTPGAGDAVDLGEQPGPAALLAGGATARFGGAGAAPSWLGPYRHGAGAPIVLGREAWGVVGVAARDQAVTDAGLRRLAGLGDLASVAIANAEARRRSVDDAAAAIAGGDLDMRATLEAIVQSARRALDADRVTCVVLDEHGRGIDSVATTAAGAEAEAIVAAAHDDPGRAMLERLLGAGEAMVVCEDTGTLPGEQPQEALRADVGAYIAVLLEHRSVGAGGGRAPLGLLVAIVRMPRRFTPVDRATARSLASIAELAIANSRLHRRTLDHLAEAELLAAVDPLTGLANHRVFHERLREEADRAHRHGRPLAVAMFDIDHFKDVNDRLGHQVGDEVLAEVARRLRDQARPGDLVARIGGEEFAWLLPESDSLDAWHASERAREAIRSRPFAMGQRCTISAGVAELAQAADAGDLVRLADGALYWAKAHGRDVSYRYSPDVVEELSAQERADRLERSQALNAIRVLARAVDAKDPSTRRHSERVAELADLIACELGWSHERRLALRAAGLVHDVGKIGVPDSILFKPGRLTRSEYELVKQHAPLGAQIVADVLAADQVGWVRSHHEREDGSGYPDGLRGDAIPMGARILAVADAWDVMTSSRAYSPPISALEATRECAGAVGRQFHPDVVAALERLVAAEAVPVAPVSEAA comes from the coding sequence GTGAACCGGGAGACCTGGGAGACGCTCGCGCGCGCCTTCGGCGACCCCCTGCTGCTGGTCGCCACCGACGGGCGCATCGTGGCCTGGAGCGCGGCGGCCGAGGACGCGCTGCCGCGGCTGGCCGGGCGGCCGGCGGACGGGGTGCGCCTGGCCGACGTCGCCGACGGGCCGGAGGGCGGCGTCGCGGCGGCGCTCGCCGACGCCGCCGCCACGGACGCGCCGGCCGCGCGGGAGCTGCGGCCGCTGGCGCGCGACGGCCCGCCGCTCGACCCCGTCGTCTGCCGTGTCGCGCGCGGCCCCGAGGGCGCCGGGGGGCCGCTCGCGATGCTGCGGCTGGGCGCCCCGGCCGGCGAGGAGCGCCGGCGCGCCGTCCGCGACCAGCAGGCGCTGCAACGGGTGGCCGCCCAGGTGGCGGGCGCCGCCGGCCCCGAGGAGGTCTTCGGGCTGGTCGCGTGCGAGGTCGCGGGCCTGCTGGACGCCGACGCCGGCGTGGTCTGGCGCTTCGAGGGCGACGTCGCCAGGGCCGTCGGCGCGTGGGGCGCCGGCCCCACGGTGCGCGGCACGCGCTTCCCGCTGCGCGGCCGCGGGGCCCTCGTGCGCGTGATGCGGTCCGGGCGGCCGGTGCGCGTGCGCTACGACGAGGCGGGCGGCGAGGTCGACGACGCCACCCGGGAACGGGTGGCACGGGAGGGGTACCGCTCCGCGGTCGCCGCCCCCATCCGGGCCCACGGCGCGGTCTGGGGCACCGTCTACGCGGCGCGCGTGCAGGGCGGCGAGCTGCCCGAGGACGCCGAGGACCGCATCGGCCGCTTCGCCGAGCTCGTGGGCATCGCGGTCGTGGGCGCCGACCAGCGCCGCGCGCTGGTGGAGCAGGCGGCGGAGCACCGGGCGGTCGGCCGGGTGGCGACCGCCATCGCCGAGGGGGCGCCCCCTGACCGGGTCTTCCGGCTGGTCTGCGCCGAGGCGGCGGCGCTGGCGGGGGCCGCCGCGGGCGCGGTGCTGCAGCGCACCGGCGACGAGACGGCCCGGGTGCGCGCGGTCTGGCGCAGCGCCGAGGCGCCCCCCGAGCCGGCCGAGGGCGACGAGATCCACATCGCCGCCGCCGTCGCCGACCTGGCCGTGACCCCGGGCCCGCCGGCGCGCACGGCGCGCCGCGGGCGCGACTGGCGGGCCGCCTGGGGGGACATCGTGGCGGCGACGATCCTCGTCGAGGGGGCGCCCTGGGGCGTGCTGGCGGTCGGCGCGACGCCGGAGGGGCGGCTGCCCGGGGCGACGGAGGGGCGCCTGAGCCGGTTCGCCGAGCTGGTCGGCGTGGCGGTGGCGAACGCCGAGGCGCGACGGTCCGCGCTCGAGCGGGCGCGCGAGCAGGAGGCGCTGCGCCGGGTGGCCACCGCGGTGGCCGCCGACGAGGAGCCCGAGGAGGTCCTCGGGCTGATCTGCCGGGAGGCCGCCCGGCTGCTCGGCGCGGACGCCGCGGGCGTGCTGCGCTTCGTCGACGACCGGCGGGGCGTGGTCGTGGTCACGACGGCGCCGCCGGGCCACGGCACGCCGGGGGCCGGCGACGCCGTCGACCTCGGCGAGCAGCCGGGACCGGCCGCCCTCCTGGCCGGCGGGGCGACCGCCCGCTTCGGCGGCGCCGGCGCGGCGCCGTCGTGGCTCGGCCCGTACCGGCACGGCGCCGGCGCGCCGATCGTGCTGGGCCGGGAGGCCTGGGGCGTGGTCGGCGTGGCCGCCCGCGACCAGGCGGTCACCGACGCGGGCCTGCGGCGGCTCGCGGGCCTCGGCGACCTGGCGAGCGTCGCGATCGCCAACGCCGAGGCGCGGCGCCGGTCGGTCGACGACGCCGCCGCCGCCATCGCGGGCGGCGACCTCGACATGCGCGCCACGCTCGAGGCGATCGTGCAGTCCGCCCGCCGCGCCCTCGACGCCGACCGGGTCACCTGCGTGGTGCTCGACGAGCACGGCCGGGGCATCGACAGCGTGGCGACGACCGCGGCCGGCGCGGAGGCCGAGGCCATCGTGGCCGCCGCGCACGACGATCCGGGCCGGGCGATGCTCGAACGGCTGCTTGGCGCCGGCGAGGCGATGGTCGTCTGCGAGGACACCGGGACACTGCCCGGCGAGCAGCCGCAGGAGGCCCTGCGGGCCGACGTGGGCGCGTACATCGCCGTGCTGCTCGAGCACCGCTCCGTCGGCGCGGGCGGCGGGAGGGCGCCGCTCGGCCTGCTGGTGGCGATCGTCCGGATGCCGCGGCGGTTCACGCCGGTCGACCGGGCGACGGCGCGCAGCCTGGCGAGCATCGCCGAGCTGGCGATCGCCAACTCGCGGCTGCACCGGCGGACGCTGGACCACCTGGCCGAGGCCGAGCTGCTGGCGGCGGTCGACCCGCTCACCGGCCTCGCCAACCACCGCGTGTTCCACGAGCGGCTGCGCGAGGAGGCCGACCGCGCGCACCGGCACGGCCGGCCGCTGGCGGTGGCGATGTTCGACATCGACCACTTCAAGGACGTCAACGACCGGCTCGGCCATCAGGTGGGCGACGAGGTGCTGGCCGAGGTGGCCCGCCGGCTGCGCGACCAGGCGCGCCCCGGCGACCTCGTGGCGCGCATCGGTGGCGAGGAGTTCGCCTGGCTGCTGCCGGAGAGCGACTCGCTCGACGCCTGGCACGCGTCCGAGCGCGCCCGCGAGGCGATCCGCTCGCGGCCGTTCGCCATGGGCCAGCGCTGCACGATCTCCGCCGGGGTCGCCGAGCTCGCGCAGGCGGCCGACGCGGGCGACCTCGTGCGGCTGGCCGACGGCGCCCTCTACTGGGCCAAGGCGCACGGCCGCGACGTGAGCTACCGCTACTCGCCGGACGTGGTCGAGGAGCTGTCGGCGCAGGAGCGCGCCGACCGCCTGGAGCGCTCGCAGGCGCTCAACGCGATCCGCGTGCTCGCGCGCGCGGTGGACGCCAAGGACCCCTCCACCCGCCGGCACTCCGAGCGCGTGGCCGAGCTCGCCGACCTGATCGCCTGCGAGCTCGGGTGGAGCCACGAGCGGCGGCTGGCCCTGCGCGCCGCGGGGCTCGTCCACGACGTGGGCAAGATCGGGGTGCCCGACTCGATCCTCTTCAAGCCGGGCCGGCTGACGAGGTCGGAGTACGAGCTCGTGAAGCAGCACGCCCCGCTCGGCGCGCAGATCGTGGCCGACGTGCTCGCCGCCGACCAGGTGGGCTGGGTGCGCTCGCACCACGAGCGCGAGGACGGCTCCGGCTACCCCGACGGCCTGCGCGGCGACGCGATCCCGATGGGCGCGCGCATCCTCGCCGTGGCCGACGCCTGGGACGTGATGACGAGCTCCCGGGCCTACTCACCGCCGATCTCGGCGCTGGAGGCCACCCGCGAGTGCGCCGGCGCGGTCGGGCGCCAGTTCCACCCGGACGTGGTCGCCGCGCTCGAGCGGCTGGTGGCGGCGGAGGCGGTGCCGGTGGCCCCGGTCAGCGAGGCCGCCTGA
- the nhaA gene encoding Na+/H+ antiporter NhaA: protein MDEQPPHRDLRPPWSRTDRTVPRRLVRPLQQFLHQEIAGGLVLLAATVAALIWANADPGGYLDLWTTEVTVSVGDFVVVEDLKHLVNDGLMAIFFLVVGLEVKRELVVGELSGRQAALLPFFAALGGMVVPAAIFIAIVLAGGGDVNGWGIPMATDVAFALGALAALGSRVPTGLVALLLGVAVIDDIGAILVVAVYYTGSLQFAWLATAVVALAAIAALGRLGVRYLPVYVALALVAWFATLESGVHATIAGVAIGLLTPVRPFQDPAAVGVEARRVAEAAGRGEREVDAMGWLRLAWLSREAVSPLIRVEHGLHQWSSFVVLPLFALANAGIPLDGDSIRAATETPVALAVAAGLLAGKTLGLAAGTLLAVRLGLSALPRGVGWTHIVGVAALAGIGFTVSLFITELAYDDEAVIAAAKIGVLAGSALAAVLGIALLARAGRARRR, encoded by the coding sequence GTGGACGAGCAGCCGCCGCACCGCGACCTCCGCCCGCCCTGGTCGCGCACCGACCGCACCGTGCCCCGCCGCCTCGTGCGGCCGCTGCAGCAGTTCCTCCACCAGGAGATCGCCGGCGGGCTCGTGCTGCTGGCCGCGACGGTGGCCGCCCTGATCTGGGCGAACGCCGACCCGGGCGGCTACCTCGACCTGTGGACCACCGAGGTCACCGTGTCGGTGGGCGACTTCGTGGTGGTCGAGGACCTCAAGCACCTCGTCAACGACGGCCTCATGGCGATCTTCTTCCTCGTCGTGGGCCTCGAGGTCAAGCGCGAGCTGGTCGTGGGCGAGCTGTCGGGGCGCCAGGCGGCGCTGCTGCCGTTCTTCGCCGCCCTCGGCGGCATGGTGGTGCCGGCGGCGATCTTCATCGCGATCGTGCTCGCCGGCGGCGGCGACGTGAACGGCTGGGGGATCCCCATGGCGACCGACGTCGCCTTCGCCCTCGGCGCGCTCGCCGCGCTCGGCAGCCGCGTGCCGACCGGCCTCGTGGCGCTGCTGCTCGGCGTCGCCGTGATCGACGACATCGGCGCGATCCTGGTGGTCGCCGTCTACTACACCGGCTCGCTCCAGTTCGCCTGGCTGGCGACCGCGGTGGTCGCCCTGGCCGCGATCGCGGCGCTCGGGCGGCTGGGCGTGCGCTACCTGCCGGTCTACGTGGCGCTGGCGCTGGTGGCCTGGTTCGCCACGCTCGAGTCCGGCGTGCACGCCACCATCGCCGGTGTGGCGATCGGCCTGCTGACGCCGGTCCGGCCCTTCCAGGACCCCGCCGCGGTCGGCGTGGAGGCGCGCCGGGTGGCCGAGGCCGCCGGCCGCGGCGAGCGCGAGGTCGACGCGATGGGGTGGCTGCGGCTCGCCTGGCTCTCGCGCGAGGCGGTCTCCCCGCTGATCCGGGTGGAGCACGGCCTGCACCAGTGGTCGAGCTTCGTGGTGCTGCCGCTGTTCGCGCTCGCCAACGCCGGCATCCCGCTCGACGGCGACTCCATCCGGGCGGCCACCGAGACGCCGGTCGCCCTGGCGGTGGCGGCGGGCCTGCTCGCCGGGAAGACGCTCGGGCTGGCGGCCGGCACCCTGCTCGCGGTGCGCCTGGGCCTGAGCGCGCTGCCGCGCGGGGTGGGGTGGACGCACATCGTCGGCGTCGCGGCGCTCGCCGGCATCGGCTTCACCGTCTCCCTGTTCATCACCGAGCTGGCCTACGACGACGAGGCGGTCATCGCGGCGGCCAAGATCGGGGTGCTCGCCGGGTCGGCGCTCGCCGCCGTGCTCGGCATCGCGCTGCTCGCGCGCGCCGGACGGGCCCGGCGCCGCTGA
- a CDS encoding 2-oxoacid:acceptor oxidoreductase subunit alpha, which produces MTARSSVVIRLAGESGEGVISSGDILTQAAARGGYWTQTFRTYPAEIKGGPCMYQVRMGGERIYSHGKRVDLLVCFNQEAWDLHWDSLAPDGVILYDQTAVEIPEAYAARARPVRMEQLAREIGGSLRAKNMVAVGAVAGVISFTTTPIEELVLRRYAHKQGVADANIAALRAGGDEGADLRGSLAIVDPVEVEEDRILLSGNQAIAVGAVAAGLRYFAGYPITPASDILEWLSAKLPQVGGITIQCEDEIASISSVLGASYAGAKAMTATSGPGLSLMTEMLGYAGTAEIPCVIVDAQRGGPSTGLPTKTEQSDLQHALYGGHGEAPRVVIAPTTVEDCFWSAIDAFNYSERYQVPVILLTDQGLATRMEVIHRPDTSAVELWQRATAAGVQGGYRRYELTPDSVSPMGIPGQEGGQYVATGIEHDEHGHPAYTPENHVAMQTKRWAKLEPLRNGIVRHESYGDERPDIAIIGFGSTYGAVREAIDLARAEGLSVGAFYPRVLGPFPAERVEAFCAGARRVVVPEVNFTGQLARLVRGECGLRVESHAKCDGLPFTAEDVLDVITERTPA; this is translated from the coding sequence GTGACCGCACGCTCGAGCGTGGTGATCCGACTCGCCGGGGAGTCCGGCGAGGGCGTGATCTCGTCCGGGGACATCCTCACCCAGGCCGCCGCGCGCGGCGGCTACTGGACCCAGACCTTCCGCACCTACCCGGCCGAGATCAAGGGCGGGCCGTGCATGTACCAGGTGCGCATGGGCGGCGAGCGCATCTACAGCCACGGCAAGCGGGTCGACCTGCTGGTGTGCTTCAACCAGGAGGCCTGGGACCTCCACTGGGACTCGCTCGCGCCCGACGGGGTCATCCTCTACGACCAGACGGCCGTCGAGATCCCCGAGGCCTACGCCGCCCGCGCGCGCCCGGTGCGGATGGAGCAGCTCGCCCGCGAGATCGGCGGCAGCCTGCGGGCCAAGAACATGGTGGCCGTCGGGGCGGTGGCCGGGGTGATCTCGTTCACCACCACGCCGATCGAGGAGCTGGTGCTGCGCCGCTACGCCCACAAGCAGGGCGTGGCCGACGCCAACATCGCGGCGCTGCGGGCCGGCGGCGACGAGGGCGCCGACCTGCGCGGCTCCCTGGCGATCGTCGACCCGGTGGAGGTCGAGGAGGACCGCATCCTGCTGTCGGGCAACCAGGCGATCGCGGTGGGGGCCGTGGCCGCCGGGCTGCGCTACTTCGCCGGCTACCCGATCACGCCGGCCTCCGACATCCTCGAGTGGCTGTCCGCCAAGCTGCCCCAGGTCGGCGGCATCACGATCCAGTGCGAGGACGAGATCGCCTCGATCTCCTCGGTGCTGGGGGCCTCGTACGCCGGCGCCAAGGCGATGACCGCCACCTCCGGGCCCGGCCTGTCGCTGATGACGGAGATGCTGGGCTACGCCGGCACGGCGGAGATCCCCTGCGTGATCGTGGACGCCCAGCGCGGCGGCCCCTCCACGGGCCTGCCCACGAAGACCGAGCAGTCCGACCTGCAGCACGCCCTGTACGGCGGCCACGGCGAGGCGCCGCGCGTGGTGATCGCGCCGACCACCGTCGAGGACTGCTTCTGGTCGGCGATCGACGCGTTCAACTACTCCGAGCGCTACCAGGTGCCGGTCATCCTGCTCACCGACCAGGGGCTCGCGACCCGCATGGAGGTGATCCACCGGCCGGACACGAGCGCGGTGGAGCTGTGGCAGCGCGCGACGGCCGCCGGCGTGCAGGGGGGGTACCGGCGCTACGAGCTCACCCCCGACTCGGTCTCGCCGATGGGCATCCCGGGCCAGGAGGGCGGCCAGTACGTCGCGACGGGCATCGAGCACGACGAGCACGGCCACCCGGCGTACACGCCCGAGAACCACGTCGCCATGCAGACCAAGCGCTGGGCCAAGCTCGAGCCGCTCAGGAACGGCATCGTGCGCCACGAGTCGTACGGCGACGAGCGGCCCGACATCGCGATCATCGGCTTCGGCTCCACCTACGGCGCGGTGCGCGAGGCGATCGACCTGGCCCGCGCCGAGGGCCTGTCGGTCGGCGCCTTCTACCCGCGGGTGCTCGGGCCGTTCCCGGCCGAGCGGGTCGAGGCCTTCTGCGCCGGCGCCCGCCGCGTGGTGGTGCCGGAGGTCAACTTCACCGGCCAGCTCGCCCGCCTGGTGCGCGGCGAGTGCGGCCTGCGCGTCGAGAGCCACGCCAAGTGCGACGGGCTGCCCTTCACCGCCGAGGACGTGCTGGACGTCATCACCGAAAGGACCCCCGCGTGA
- a CDS encoding HipA family kinase, producing MSGPPAPGPALTRVAATRYVTPLREGGSLPALVEADDDGLYVLKFRGAGQGPKVLVAEILAGEIARELGLPMPEIVLVDLDPALGGAEPDPEIHDLLRASRGVNVGLDYLPGSLPYDPADGRSIDPALAAEVVWLDALLTNVDRTASNPNLLVWHERLWLIDHGAALYAHHGDPALGGAWGRPFPAIAQHVLLDLAGSVAEADARLAPRLDPATIERVVDLVPDELLDDEPGMTPAERRAAYRDHLTRRAAAPRAFVREAEDARGA from the coding sequence ATGAGCGGCCCACCCGCGCCCGGCCCCGCGCTCACGCGGGTCGCCGCCACCCGCTACGTGACCCCCCTGCGCGAGGGCGGCTCGCTGCCCGCGCTCGTGGAGGCGGACGATGACGGCCTCTACGTCCTCAAGTTCCGCGGCGCCGGCCAGGGCCCGAAGGTGCTCGTGGCCGAGATCCTGGCCGGCGAGATCGCGCGCGAGCTGGGGCTGCCGATGCCGGAGATCGTGCTCGTCGACCTCGACCCCGCTCTCGGCGGCGCCGAGCCCGACCCGGAGATCCACGACCTGCTGCGCGCCAGCCGCGGTGTGAACGTGGGCCTCGACTACCTGCCGGGCTCGCTGCCCTACGACCCGGCCGACGGGCGGTCGATCGACCCGGCCCTCGCCGCCGAGGTCGTCTGGCTCGACGCCCTGCTGACGAACGTCGACCGCACGGCGAGCAACCCCAACCTGCTCGTGTGGCACGAGCGCCTGTGGCTCATCGACCACGGCGCCGCGCTCTACGCCCACCACGGCGACCCGGCGCTCGGTGGCGCCTGGGGCCGCCCCTTCCCGGCGATCGCGCAGCACGTCCTGCTGGACCTCGCCGGGTCGGTCGCCGAGGCCGACGCGCGCCTGGCGCCTCGCCTCGACCCGGCCACGATCGAGCGGGTCGTCGACCTCGTGCCCGACGAGCTGCTCGACGACGAGCCCGGCATGACGCCCGCCGAGCGGCGGGCGGCGTACCGCGACCACCTCACCCGCCGCGCGGCCGCGCCGCGTGCCTTCGTCCGCGAGGCCGAGGATGCCCGGGGCGCGTAA
- a CDS encoding DedA family protein: protein MTDWVIDVINAAGYAGLFGLMVLECVFPPIPSEAILPFVGFSVAVGDMNFALAVLAATAGALTGNVALYVAARRGGTALVRRHGHRVGATPERMLTLERWMDRWGSATVLVGRAVPLARSAVSLPAGLGRYPFGRFVVLTTIGSAAWNTTLIGVGWALEDSWRKVEERMSGASYAVVALMVVAAIVIALVARRRRRASLSQ, encoded by the coding sequence GTGACCGACTGGGTCATCGACGTCATCAACGCGGCGGGCTACGCGGGGCTGTTCGGCCTGATGGTGCTGGAGTGCGTCTTCCCGCCCATCCCCAGCGAGGCCATCCTCCCCTTCGTCGGCTTCTCCGTCGCCGTGGGCGACATGAACTTCGCGCTCGCCGTGCTCGCGGCGACCGCCGGCGCCCTCACGGGCAACGTCGCGCTCTACGTCGCCGCCCGCCGCGGCGGCACCGCCCTGGTGCGCCGCCACGGCCACCGCGTCGGCGCGACCCCCGAGCGCATGCTCACCCTCGAGCGCTGGATGGACCGCTGGGGCTCGGCCACCGTCCTCGTCGGCCGGGCCGTCCCCCTCGCCCGCAGCGCCGTCTCCCTCCCCGCCGGCCTCGGCCGTTACCCCTTCGGCAGGTTCGTCGTCCTCACCACGATCGGCTCGGCGGCCTGGAACACCACCCTCATCGGGGTCGGCTGGGCGCTCGAGGACTCCTGGCGCAAGGTCGAGGAGCGGATGAGCGGGGCCTCCTACGCCGTGGTGGCGCTGATGGTGGTCGCCGCGATCGTGATCGCCCTCGTCGCCCGCAGGCGGCGCCGGGCCTCCCTCTCCCAGTAG